GCCCAACCCCCGGGGCCTGCAGGGTCTCCCGAGTCCATCGGGAACCTCTCAAAAGTGAATCGGGAGAGGGTGGACAAGATGACCCCAGTGTCTCGGCTTTGCCCGGCCTGTCTCCAAGCCGAAGAGACCCGTTTccgagactgggggggggggaggttgagAAAAAGAGGACAGGACAAGGGAGGTCCTCAGACACACTTCTCATCACACAGGcaacgcggggggggggggggaaaaaaaaagatccttaAGAACCGAAAACATACCCTACACTATCACATGCCTAAGAAAACAAAGGTCATTGTGAGAGAActttgggggagaaaaaaaacaaaaaactgcacaGCCAGCGCCGAACTGCGCACGCGCGCGGCAAGGCCactcatttctctccctcctcccagcccttccAAGGAACGCGAGGTCGGCCGAGTGCGCTTGCGCGGCCCGCGGAGGGAAACGTTGGATGGGGAGGCGACCTTTCCATTGTGAGAGAGCACCGCCCCCGCGGGCCCGCGCGCGCCCGCGCCACTCTCACAACCTCCCGGGCGCGCGCCTGGGCCTCGGCCCGACGCCGCCAGGCGCATGCGCGGGGAGGGATGCCAGTGAAGGGTGGGGAAGGCCGCGGAGTTCGCCTCCGCCGCTGGCCGAGCTACCCTGAGAAGTTTCTGGAAAGAAGGACCCAAAGGGAACCTAAGGGGAAGGAACGGGAGGCGAGCCTTTTTTTCTGAGAGAAGACAGCGAAAAGTCCCAATAAAGAGTACACGGCCTTAGCCGAGCCCACGACCGACGACCCACTCCCACCCAAGGAGGAAGCGTGGGGTCAGGGAGCGGACATTGGAGAGATGGAGGCGCAGCCGCCTGGGCGCGGGGCTCGGGAGTGGCAGGGGAGGCGCGGGGTCAGGGTCCCCGAAGGCCGCCGTCCTCAGCTCCGCTCCCGCGGGCGCCCTGACACGCCCGTCTGCACTCGGAGGGCCTCCGGGGTTCGCGGGGATGGGACGCGCACACGCGCGCGAGCTCACGGACAGCGTGGGAAGGAACCCCGGCCGCGCGCGGGGACGGCGCCGCGGGTCCCCACGCCGCGGCCCGCCCGGCTGCCATTTTGTAGCGCGGCCGCCATTTCGCGCGGCCCGGGGGCGGGGGAGGCGCTCGGGGCGCGGCCCCGCGGCTCGCGGTGGGCGTGGCCGGTGATGGGCGTGGCCGGCGGCGGGCGCGGCCCCGGCCCCCTTTGTTCTCCGCCTGGGGGTCGCGAGGCCCCTCGGGCTCGGCCGCCGGCTCGCCCCCGCCGCAGCAGCGTGTGAACGGCGAGAGGCAGCCCCGGGGCGTGCGGGATCCCGGAGCCCATCGGAAACGGGGTGTGTCCCCCGTGTGTGGGGGGGATGACGTCCTGCGTGGGGAGACTGAGATCGCCGCGGTGGGAAGCGGCTGACGGGCGAGCCCCACCTCTGCAAACAAAGTCAAGTTCGGTCCGGAAAGCAACAAAGGTGCCGAAACTCGGCGGAACCGAGCCCCAGGAGGCGGGGCTCGTGCAGCCCACGAGGTGGAGGAGCGCTGAGAGCTCGGCTTCCATTGGCTGGCCCTCGGAGCACAAGGCTTGCAAGGCCCATTCTCCCTGATCCAGAAGCCTGAACAATAAATACGCTGtgatggctttcttctctctgtcgACTTCATCTTCCACTTAACTTATTTTCAAAAAGCCttatgagtttatttttaaaaaataaaataaaataaaatacgtGCCTGCCATCCATCGCCTTTTCACATTTTCACATTCCGAAAAAGCAATTGGCTTCTTGGGGAATATTTAAATGAGAATCTTGGTTGTGTGTAGTGCTGAAAATTCTGGCACTATTTCGCAAACCCAGAAAACTTGGAAAACGCTGCTGAATTTGACTTCCAGCTTTTGTGCACTTTTCTTCCCCTTAATGGTTGACGTGGTTTTTCTTCACAACAGCCTGGTCTCATAAAGGAACCAGCCCATCCTGACTCATCTATTTGTGTCTAGGCTACAgtaaacctcttttttttttgtcttctcaatATGTATAATTATGGCGACTGCTTATGTTTTCTGTAATAGTGGGGTAAAGCTTATGATGACAGACTGAAAAGGTCAAAAACATTGTTGAGGGAACCAATCGGGATTTTGATGACTGCCAGACGAGAGAAATTTAGCAGAGGCGTTTAGATTTCAAATTTCATGAATAGATGGGCTTGGTAGAGTTATAAAACTGTATACTGTGTCTTTAAGATTACATAAATAATCTGAAACCTTCAGTAGTGATTACTTAAAATATGTTGCCTTAGTCGTGTTTTCTTGTCTGTAACCAAGTAAAACAATTCAAATCATtatttggttagttggttttcgagacagggtttctctatgtagcagcCCTGGGAAATAAGTGAAATCTTATCCTGGGATGTTAGAATAATATGGCATATATGATGTATTGACACTCCGAGAATGATTTCCCAGCACTTCGTTGCACAGAGAAGGATGGTCTGATTGAATTTTTAATTGTAATTCCTTTAGAATTTTTCACTGTTTTTGAGAAAGACTCAAGTAGCtcaaattggccttgaactcagctttATAGTTGAGGATAAATTTGAACTAAagatcctccagtctctgttttgtgttgttgttgttgttttgtttttttgttttgttttgtttttcgagacagggtttctctgtatagccctggctatcctggaactcactttgtagaccaagctggcctcgaactcagagatccgcctgcctctgcctcccaagtgctgggattaaaggcctgtgccaccatcgcctggccggtctctgtttttttattgtacccaaggttttgttgtttttgttctgtggggtttttaatttatgtgtacatgtccTTTCGggtcagaaaagggtgtgggtctcatggagctggagttattaGCAGTTTGAAACTGCTGTCTTGAGCAAGGGTAGAAAGAGCcctaaccactgtgccatctttgCACCCGCCGTTCCCAGGTTCTTAAGACAGTCCTACTGAGCAGACATGCTGTGTCCTTTAGCTCATGCCTTtggatttttatttccattttttgctTTTGGTGAAATTGCATGTGCTTTGGAACATTAGAAACACTTAAGTTTCTCCTCATTATTCTAGGAAAAGACAACTTTTCATGCCAAATCAAGCAGAGGAGGGAATTTAAAATTCTAACAATAATAACCTTTGCCTGATCAAATGAAatgagcttttatttatttgtatttattatttttttagagattttAGTAATACGGGAATATGGGAAGTCCTTCAAAATATTGTTGGCAGCAGTTAGTACTCCTACATATTACATTCCCCTTTAAGACAAAACATTATAGTTACTTGTAAAATGCCTCTCTGCACTTCAGAAGTACTGAagtaaaggaataaatatttaatagccAACAGTCTAATAGAAAAAGTCTTCTAGGTTTGTCCTTCTCTCTGAGTGCAAATTGGTCTTCCCTAGAGCGAAATCCCATAGCTTCAATAGACTAGTAGatctgttattctttttttttttttttttttttttttttggtttttcgagacagggtttccctgtgtagctctggctgtcctggaactcactttgtagaccaggctggccttgaactcagaaatccacctgcctctgcctccggagtgctgggattaaaggcgtgcgccaccatcgcccggctagATCTGTTATTCTAAACAGCAGGCACAGTgtggtctgcatgtatgtctgtgcaccaccttTGTGTctagtgcccatggaggacagaagattggaatcagatcccctggaactagaagtTAGAAGGTTGTAAGCCTCCGGACAGCAGTAGGTGCTAGCAagcaagcctgggtcctctggaaaagcaaccagtgctcttaaaccccAAGCCTTCTCTAAAAGCCAAGCTTTTAATCCATCTGTTATAACCTTTGAGCATCCACTGTGCACCTGAGCCTGCTGGTGCTTTAAATACACCAGTACATAAGAAGACAAGAGTCTCCTGGTGGGGACTGGGAGGAATCCACGAACCagcagaagaaggaaatgaataagcAGAGGTGGCTTgtgggtatagctcagtggtagggtgcaGTGCTCACTGTCCTCAGTCTAATTCTCTGCATCCTTCCCCCACCAAAAGTAAGTGCTAGTGTGAAGAATGCAGGGCAATAAAAGATAATGTGGGCCCTGTAATCCTAAATGGTCTTTAATCTAAGCCTTCTTGGTAAGTACATGTTTATGCAAGAACCCAGGGAGCAGTCCTGTGGATGGCCAGTGAAGAGTTCCTAGCCAGAGCCTTCAAGTAGGACACAGAACCTAAGCAGCACACAGAAACAGAATGacagaagaaagcaagccaggaagagcGTGTTAGAAATGatggattttttggttttttggtttggtttggtttgtttttttgttgttgttgtttttcgagacaggttttctctgtgtagccctgactgtcctggaactcactctgtagaccatgctggcctcgaactcagaaatccgcctgcctctgcctacttcTTTATTAGTTGACTCAAATGTATTTGTGATGTTCTGACTACTTTTGTTATTCCTAGTGGAGGTTTTGTTATAAAAATCCTGCTTCccagggttggggatttagctcagtggtagagcacttgcctagcaagcgcaaggccctgggttcggtcctcagctctggaaaaaaaaaaaaaaaatcctgcttccTTAAAAGGGTCAAGAGAGATATTGAAAAATGCTAAAAGATTTATGTCCTCttgcaaaaataagaaaaaaagaaggaaagagagaaaaaaacaaaacaaaacagaacagaacaaaagaaaaaaactgtgtGGTATCCATTATACTGGGGAAATTGAAACCATTTGTGCAGACAGCATCCTGGATGTTTGTCTAACCATTGGCTACTTGGCCTTCTGAAGAAACTGGGCAGATGTTTTGGTTTCAGAGACGAGCTCTCTATTTAAATTTAGAGTTTACACATATTGTGGTCATTATGCTAAACACCCCTGTATAATATTCTGCATTTGCTGAAAATTTTTTGCTGATATGAATTTGctaaaaagcaaaaaacatgATAGAACAAATTGGAATGTAGCATACTGGGATTTGGTCTTTTGTTGTGTATGGACTGCTAAGTCCTggcccccaaggcctggttgcccccAGGGATGAGAGAAACTGCACATACACAAGTGATGCTGTGACCTtgccccccaagttatccctgatccGTCAATatagatgcctacagcctatagctcagtggaagagagaTGGGTGTGGTTTGGGTTCTCAGACTTGGGGGTCTGAGGACACCATGAGGAAGAAAAcgagagaagtggagagagagagacccttggggtaggtgagtcatgaaaacatggccatgagggctgacCAATTAGacttaagagcagcccagatagaaCACAGCAagttataactcagggttattgatagggaaatagacataatagcacAGAGGGTATATATCTGCCCAGCTGTAGTGCATTAAAGgcttattagaaatataaaagttcTGTGCCTTTTATCTGGGAagtgaatgatcaaaggcagagTAGAAACTCTGAAGTAGAAGCCCAATTGAGATTCAATAACCAATACAACAGTAGCACCAGGAAATACCcctaattccagtacttggaggctgaagcagaagaattgccataggtgtgtgtgtgtgagagagagagagagagagagagagagagagagagagagagagagagagagagaagtacagTCAAAGCTGGGGAAACATGTATCTCCGGGgcagagattttaaaaagttattgatTTATGCTTTATAGCCCAGTAGCTCTGAACTGGGTCCTCCTACCTTAGCCCCCAGAGTACTAAGAAGATAGTCTCCAGCCTCCAGAtcgtttgggttttgttttgttgtttcaaggtcttgctatgttgcccaaACTACTGTCAAATGTCTAGGAACAAGAGATCTCTCACCTCAGCCTCTGCAGTGGTTGTAACTCTGAGCATCCATTGGCTCtgaatgaaaatataagaaacacaATAGATTCGCACTGCGCAGGAGCAAAGGGAGCTGATCCGAGTGTAAGAGGCTAGAAAGAGGTAGCTCCTCGTGTACTAAGGAGATGGGCTGACTACATGAAGGAGCTGGCCTCAGATGGGACTATAAATAGCTCCCTCCTGGAAGGCTGGAAGCAGAATGCATTGAAGCAGATGCAAGCAGATGTGGATGAGTGAATCCATGCAAGAAGGGCCACTAATTGGCTGAAAGAGAGTTCTGACGATCATGTGTCTTCATTCTTACAACTTCAGTGGCCAGTCAAAGGAGCTGGATTCCCATTTTATGTCCCTGGGTAGGTTATGTAAGTGTTTTTGGCTGTGTTTCCGTGTGTTTTATTCCATACGAAATGATCGTCTTCTagaccaatgcctggcaaacagcAGTTACTCATTAAATATTCATTGGATTTTAGAAATGAATCCATTATCTGTGCTGCATAGGGTGCAGCCTGTAATGCCAGCAGCACTAGGGATTAAaacagccagcctgagctatgtacaAAGTTTGAGACTAGCAGTCTGGGTTATATAAGACGCTGCttcaaaaaacaggaaaaaaagaaaaaaatgtatatttttacagatacacaaacacacacacacatacatacacacacacacatgtggaggacCATGAATTTAAGTACATCCTTAGCtctacagtgagtttcaggttagcctgggctactatggctaaagaaatggctcaggggggctggagagatggctcagtggttaagagcaccaactgcgaggcagaggcaggcagatttctgagttcgaggccagcctggtctacagagtgagttccaggacagccagagctacacNNNNNNNNNNNNNNNNNNNNNNNNNNNNNNNNNNNNNNNNNNNNNNNNNNNNNNNNNNNNNNNNNNNNNNNNNNNNNNNNNNNNNNNNNNNNNNNNNNNNNNNNNNNNNNNNNNNNNNNNNNNNNNNNNNNNNNNNNNNNNNNNNNNNNNNNNNNNNNNNNNNNNNNNNNNNNNNNNNNNNNNNNNNNNNNNNNNNNNNNNNNNNNNNNNNNNNNNNNNNNNNNNNNNNNNNNNNNNNNNNNNNNNNNNNNNNNNNNNNNNNNNNNNNNNNNNNNNNNNNNNNNNNNNNNNNNNNNNNNNNNNNNNNNNNNNNNNNNNNNNNNNNNNNNNNNNNNNNNNNNNNNNNNNNNNNNNNNNNNNNNNNNNNNNNNNNNNNNNNNNNNNNNNNNNNNNNNNNNNNNNNNNNNNNNNNNNNNNNNNNNNNNNNNNNNNNNNNNNNNNNNNNNNNNNNNNNNNNNNNNNNNNNNNNNNNNNNNNNNNNNNNNNNNNNNNNNNNNNNNNNNNNNNNNNNNNNNNNNNNNNNNNNNNNNNNNNNNNNNNNNNNNNNNNNNNNNNNNNNNNNNNNNNNNNNNNNNNNNNNNNNNNNNNNNNNNNNNNNNNNNNNNNNNNNNNNNNNNNNNNNNNNNNNNNNNNNNNNNNNNNNNNNNNNNNNNNNNNNNNNNNNNNNNNNNNNNNNNNNNNNNNNNNNNNNNNNNNNNNNNNNNNNNNNNNNNNNNNNNNNNNNNNNNNNNNNNNNNNNNNNNNNNNNNNNNNNNNNNNNNNNNNNNNNNNNNNNNNNNNNNNNNNNNNNNNNNNNNNNNNNNNNNNNNNNNNNNNNNNNNNNNNNNNNNNNNNNNNNNNNNNNNNNNNNNNNNNNNNNNNNNNNNNNNNNNNNNNNNNNNNNNNNNNNNNNNNNNNNNNNNNNNNNNNNNNNNNNNNNNNNNNNNNNNNNNNNNNNNNNNNNNNNNNNNNNNNNNNNNNNNNNNNNNNNNNNNNNNNNNNNNNNNNNNNNNNNNNNNNNNNNNNNNNNNNNNNNNNNNNNNNNNNNNNNNNNNNNNNNNNNNNNNNNNNNNNNNNNNNNNNNNNNNNNNNNNNNNNNNNNNNNNNNNNNNNNNNNNNNNNNNNNNNNNNNNNNNNNNNNNNNNNNNNNNNNNNNNNNNNNNNNNNNNNNNNNNNNNNNNNNNNNNNNNNNNNNNNNNNNNNNNNNNNNNNNNNNNNNNNNNNNNNNNNNNNNNNNNNNNNNNNNNNNNNNNNNNNNNNNNNNNNNNNNNNNNNNNNNNNNNNNNNNNNNNNNNNNNNNNNNNNNNNNNNNNNNNNNNNNNNNNNNNNNNNNNNNNNNNNNNNNNNNNNNNNNNNNNNNNNNNNNNNNNNNNNNNNNNNNNNNNNNNNNNNNNNNNNNNNNNNNNNNNNNNNNNNNNNNNNNNNNNNNNNNNNNNNNNNNNNNNNNNNNNNNNNNNNNNNNNNNNNNNNNNNNNNNNNNNNNNNNNNNNNNNNNNNNNNNNNNNNNNNNNNNNNNNNNNNNNNNNNNNNNNNNNNNNNNNNNNNNNNNNNNNNNNNNNNNNNNNNNNNNNNNNNNNNNNNNNNNNNNNNNNNNNNNNNNNNNNNNNNNNNNNNNNNNNNNNNNNNNNNNNNNNNNNNNNNNNNNNNNNNNNNNNNNNNNNNNNNNNNNNNNNNNNNNNNNNNNNNNNNNNNNNNNNNNNNNNNNNNNNNNNNNNNNNNNNNNNNNNNNNNNNNNNNNNNNNNNNNNNNNNNNNNNNNNNNNNNNNNNNNNNNNNNNNNNNNNNNNNNNNNNNNNNNNNNNNNNNNNNNNNNNNNNNNNNNNNNNNNNNNNNNNNNNNNNNNNNNNNNNNNNNNNNNNNNNNNNNNNNNNNNNNNNNNNNNNNNNNNNNNNNNNNNNNNNNNNNNNNNNNNNNNNNNNNNNNNNNNNNNNNNNNNNNNNNNNNNNNNNNNNNNNNNNNNNNNNNNNNNNNNNNNNNNNNNNNNNNNNNNNNNNNNNNNNNNNNNNNNNNNNNNNNNNNNNNNNNNNNNNNNNNNNNNNNNNNNNNNNNNNNNNNNNNNNNNNNNNNNNNNNNNNNNNNNNNNNNNNNNctacacagagaaaccctgtctcgacaaaaaccaaaaaaaaataaataaaataaaataaaataaaataaaaaattgaagatcagcctttaTTCtccagtgagtttcaggacagtctgggttacatgagaccccgTCTGCACGATAATGACCACACCATACTCTTATGTGTTGTAATTATCTATTACATCACACAGTTGTGTTTAGTTTTTCTCTTGTCAAATGAGATAAGGTTGATGCACATCTCTGCAATCCAGAGGTCAAATTCAGACAGTGAAGCTTAAGTGTGATCTCATTTCCCACAGTGcatagagagaactgactcctgagagctggttgccctctgacctcgcACACGCCATGGCATGCGCACACTGCCGCTCAAACGTGCACATGATAATGATGTTGTTAAAGGTGGACAACTGTTCCTAAAAAATGACGTCAAGGTGGTCCTCAGGCCTCCACTGCGTGTGCACACCCTCGCATTGGGCGTTTGCACATACAAGTACCATGGGCATGTgtggaagggaaggagaatggTACGGCCCTGTGAAAAGAACTGTTAAAGGTCAGGAAGACATTTAAGTCAGTCAGGAAAGTGAGCGGATCGGAAATTAAGCCCCAGAGTACAGGATCCTGTGGACATGGGGTATTAACATGCTATAttacttctttgtttgtttggtttggtttggtttggtttggcgaTACAGAGTTTCGCTATGTAGTACAatctggccccaaactcacagagctcctccagcttctgcctccctagtgccgggattaaaggcgtgtgccaccatgacctGCTCAGCAGAGAgtctttaagaaaagaagaaaaggtcagAGTGATCCTtgacttcctcttctgacctctgtgggttccCAGGTaagtccacacacatgcacacgcacactacacacacacacacacacacacacacacacacacacacacacacacacacacacaccagtgcatTCCCACATCCTTCATTGCTAAGCTGCTAAGCTCTGCAGGCTGCTTCCTCATCTGTTGAGTCTTTACCCTTCTGACGCTTGGGTCCTGAGCGATCCTGCAAGGGGAGAATCGTCTGAGGCCACTGTTTTCCCGTTGCCTCCTTTCAGCACGGGAGAATCAGACGTTATACAATTAGCCAAAATCACATGAGAGGGTCCGGATTAAATTTAGGAACTGAGACATTAGGAACTCTTTGGGGATCCCATATGTCTTCCTAAGTGTGGCAACGCGGGGATGCCTAATCAGACTACCTGCTGTTACCCAGCACCGGGCCTTTTAggattaattaaaaacaaacgcCCAGTTCTCAGAAAACTGCAGAAGCCAATTGCAGGCTGAGGGAAGAGCCTTGCTGAGTAATGCTGACGGGTCCCCTTCCTGTAAAGCCAGAAGCCCGGTGTGTGTTCTAATTGGCCCCAGCAGATTTTTCTAGGCGATTGTGCAATGGTAAAGCCAAGCATTTAGCCTCTGGGGATCTCGGCTATTTACTGTGAAATTTCTCTCCACCACCTGATGTGAAGAGTCTGCCTGTACTGGTTTCCTGTGGCCCAATTCTGGGTCACGTTGTAAGGCGGTGCCCACGTGATCTTAACCTACTTTGTCGtcgtcccctccccaccccacccccccgtgCCTCAGCAAATAACAGCTGCGGCGACGCCCACAAAATATGGCTGCCCTCGGAGCAACCCCAGTTCACCTTGCTTTGTGCACGGGGCACCTTTCCATCTGACGGACCTCAGCGCCTTTGCAAGCACTAATTATGCTCGACAAACACCTCACTGAGACGGAGCTGCAAGCCCTGCCAGCCCCGTTTTCTGATTGGACATCTTGGAATGCATCTCTTCTGCCCTCAGAGGAAGGACAGACCTGGGTCAGGAGCCTAGCTCCGTTCACCTGCTTACGGTTCGCCTTTGCGCCCGTGAGAACTACTGGCCCCAGCGCCGTGCGTCCCTGGGACTCTGCAGACGAAAGTGTCTGTGGGCGCCTCTGAAAGCCCGGCGTGGCTTATGCCACTGCCTCGGCTTCTTTGCCTTTAGTCGGGCTAAATGGCTTTTGTGCTAGAATTCCCTtgtcaaaaggagaaagaaaacctttgcATTTCTACTAGCGTGGATGCAGGTGCGGTCCTCACGGGCATTTCCAGCCCTATTCTgaccttttcttctcccttcccctcctctcggGACAAAACACCACACTCATTTTTGGTGCCATTCAGGGTGGACTTTGGACTCAGGCTGGCTAGTGCTGCCCCCTAGAGGGAAAGCAGGTAGCATAGAAGTCATTGTCCTGACAATgcaagagacttttttttttttttttttcgagacaaggtttctctatatagccctggctgtcctggaactcactttgtagaccaggctggcctcgaactcagaaatccgcctgcctctgcctcccgagtgctgggattaaagggcgtgcgccaccacgcccggcgcaagAGACTTTTGTTCTTCTactttatggttttggttttgtttttgagtcgaGCTTTCAAGGGTGACCTGAAACTCCCTGTATAACCCAGCAGTACCcccagctagcctcaaacttgaagCAGACCACTGACCTCAAACCCCCAAAAGCTGGGGTTTCAGGAACAAACCACAAATAGCCCAACTCcactcttttctggttttgtctttttttgttgttgttttttcgagacagggtttctctgtaatagccctggctgtcctggaactcactctgtagaccaggctggcctcgaactcagaaatcctcctgcctctgcctcccaagtgctgggattaaaggcgttcgccaccatgcccggctctggttttgtcttttaagatttgttattttattttatttcatgtatgcatGGGCACTGCGTGCACGCCCAgtgccctcaaaggccagaagaaattgtcaagaaactggaattacaggtgtgagcttcCAGGTGGGTGAgaggaactgaacccgggtcctctgcaagagcagcaggtgcgcctaatcactgggccatctctccaatcctgcttctttgttctgtgtgtgttttggtttgttagtttttgtttttaattaattgatttcttttgagacagaatctctctataGAacccttgactgtcctagaactcactctgtagagcggctggccttgaactcttgagatccacctgtctctgcatctcaAGTGCAGGGACTATAGGCCTCTGtttccaccactgcccagctgggtttttttgtttgttttgttattaagaaaaaaatgtagagcagggcgtggtggcgcacacctttaattccagcacttgggaggcagaggcaggcagatttctgagttcgaggccagcctggtctacagagtgtgttccaggacagctgtaGGTACTGCCAGACACCCCTATAATGCTACCACACTgcttgtggctccagctgcaggaaTTCTGATGCCATTTTCTGGACTCCAAGGGACAAGGGAACCTGCACTCAGGTGTATATTCACCCAGATACATGTCCATGGATACCTGTGGATACATGTAACACCATGTAAGCCTGGCATATGTCACCATGGATACCTGTGGATACATGTAACACCATGGTGggcagcctggggggggggtcactgggGCTGCCAGGCTAACTCCAGGTCCAGTGGGAAACCCTGACTTCCTCCTCTGGCCTGTACGGACTCGCTCAAGctgggcaaacacacacacacacacacacaattaatccATGTAAACAACCATGACATTCCTGTCAGCAGTTTCACAAAATTCTCTGCCTCTAAGCCTgactgatttctgagttctagttcAAAAGTGTGACTTCTCTGGACACTGACCAAAAATGCTAAAAATGTCACCCTGCTGTTCCCGGCTTCTGCTGTGTTTTCTCTGAAGACTCCTCTTCCCATTGTCCATTGCAGATCCTAATTCAACAAGCCTGGCTTTCTGTCTTGGGTCCCTCCTTCCTCAGGAGCAGTGCTCAGGAgattgggtggggtggggttgggtggggagtagggcagggagAAGCCATTTGACCCCTGGGACTCACCCAAAGGGCTGGCCATaaaccctcacatacacacacacacacacacacacacacacacacagaaactaaagtttttttttgtttttgttattatatgtaagtacactgtagctgtcttcagataccccagaagagggcatcagatctcattacagatggttg
Above is a window of Mus pahari chromosome 6, PAHARI_EIJ_v1.1, whole genome shotgun sequence DNA encoding:
- the LOC110323785 gene encoding uncharacterized protein LOC110323785 yields the protein MEAQPPGRGAREWQGRRGVRVPEGRRPQLRSRGRPDTPVCTRRASGVRGDGTRTRARAHGQRGKEPRPRAGTAPRVPTPRPARLPFCSAAAISRGPGAGEALGARPRGSRWAWPVMGVAGGGRGPGPLCSPPGGREAPRARPPARPRRSSV